The DNA region ATCCAGTTACCCCAAGTACCGCTACCAGCCGCACACCAGTCCGACGGCCAGCGATCATAGAAAAGCGACGGCAGATTCTGCTGGGTGGCCGAATCGAAAGGCGCGCCGCTGGCTGGCAATGTGGGGTCAAGCAGAGCCACCGCGCCTGATGGAACATTAAGGGGAACAAAACTATCAACGGCAGCTGCAATCTGCATGATTTCCAGAGCTTCAGCAGCATCATAGGCAGCGCCGAACGGCGGAAGAGCCATCTCAATCTCCCTTTATCATCATTTTTGAATGGGTTCCATGGAGGGCGCGTTTGCATCTGAAACTTGCGCCTTCAATTGTTATTTTGCGTTCAAAATAAATAATTTAAAATAGTATTTTTGATATAATTTTCTACTATATTCTTCTTTTCTCTCGAATCATGTATTACAAATTGTATTTTTTGATCACAATGATCATTTTATTCATATGGTTTCCATACATTTCCCCCACTTTTCTGATTTTCCGATAATTTTCCGCTTAAGAGTGCCGTAAACATTGCCCTCTGACAAAACCGCGAATTGCCTCTTCGCCCATAATAATTGCCAGACATAACGCATTTCCCCGATTTTCGAAATATGGCATGGGGAAATCCAAGACAAACATGTGTCGTTGACATTACCGCAAAAAAATTTATGCGAGCTTCTTCACTGCATCGTCTTCGTTTTTTTATGATGCATGGTGCAGAAGCTCCACTTTCATAGAGCGCATTCTAAGGATCGCGCCAACCCTTCGGTTCAATCACCCCGGCCGCGCGCCTGCCCCAGCAACCCTTGCGGCCGGAAGATCAGGAACAGCGTCAGCAGCCCGAATGCCACGATGTCCTTGTAGGCGAGGGCGAAATAGGCCGACCAAAACGTTTCGACCAGCCCCAGCAGGGCGCCGCCCAGCATTGCCCCCGGCACCGAGCCGATGCCGCCGACCACCGCCGCGGCCAGCGCCTTGAAGCCGATCAAGTAGCCGGTGAAAAAGTTCACCCCGCCGTAATAGAGCGCGATCACCGCCCCCGCCGCCGCGGCCAGCCCGCCGCCGATGGCGAAGGTCGCCGCCACCGTGCGGTTGACGTCCACCCCCACCAGTTCCGCCGCCGCGATGTCGTCGGTGCAGGCGCGGTGCGCCCGGCCGAAGGCGGTGTGCCGCATGATCCCCCACAAGGCCGCATAGAGCCCGCCGGTCAGCGCCAGGATCGCCAGCTGCGCCGTCAGCGCGGTGACGGTGAAGGCGCCGTCGCTGGCCAGGTCGAAACGCTGGGTCAGCACCGGTGCCGGCCACCAGTCGCGGGCGCCATGCAGCAGCCGCACCCCTTCCTGATAGGCGATCGACAGCCCGACAGCGACGATCAGCGGCGTGTGGCCGCGCACCCCGCGCAGGCGGCGGAACACCAGCCGGTCCATGGTCCAGCCCTGCACCGCGGTGAAACCGATCACCAGCACCAGCACGCCGAGCAGGGCCGGCGGCCATGTCGCCCAACCCGCCATCCCCAGCCCGGCCCCCGCGATCGCCGTCACCATGGCACCGATCATCGTCAGTTCCCCCATCGCCAGATTGATCTGGCCGAGGATGGCGTAGACCAGGGTATAGCCAAGCGCCAGCAGCCCATAGACACAGGCGACGGTGGCGGCGTTGATGATCTGCTGGGCCAGGAACAGAACGGGGGTCCAGCGTGTCGGCGGCGCCCGCTTGGCCTCGACCACGCCGCCGGCGGCATCCCGCGGCGGCTTGATGCGCAGCCATTGCATCAGCATGGCGAAGCGGACGTCCGTCAGCCAGCCGCCGCGGTCGGTCGCCGCCGCGACGAGGATCCGCCGTCCCTCCTCCATGCCGGTGCCGGCGAAGCGGCAGGCGACCCAGTGGCCCTGATTGGCGCTGCGGTAATCGACGCGCAGCACATGCCTGTCTTCGCCGTAGGTCCGGGTGGAGAGGTCGGTGACCGGGCCGGACTCGAAGGCCGGGATCAGCTTCCGGCACAGCATGTCCTGGTCGGCGTCGACGCCGCACCCGGTGAGCATCAGCAGGACGAGGCACAGCAGCGGCAGGATGCGGAGCACGGAACCGCCCGGTCAGGTGGGATGCGTCAGCCTACCGTCAATTCGGACGGGTGGGAAGGCGGGAGGATCGCACGCCCAGGGGAATCGCATACGGAAAAGCCTTGCCATTCCTATCGGATTTGATTCTACCCGGCGGACCGATTTGGGCGTTGGGGGAACGAGATGGAAGGGTTCAAAGCGTGCTTTGGAGCGCTGGACGATCCACGACGGGGCAATGCTCGTCAACACGACCTTCATGAAATGCTGATGATCGCTCTCTGCACGTTCCTGTGCGGTGGGCGAACCTGCATCGACATGGCGGAGTTCGCTGACGAACGTCAGGAGTTTCTGGGCGAATTCCTCACCTTAAAGGGCGGTCCGCCATCGCACGATACCTTCAGCCGGCTGTTTCGTCTCCTTGATCCCAAGCAGTTTCAGGCCTGTTTCCGCACCTTCATGGACCGCTTTGCCGAGACCTGCCAGGGCGTCATCGCCATCGACGGCAAGGCGCTGCGGCGCTCCTTCGATACGGCGAGTGCTAAGTCGCCCCTGCACATGGTCAGCGCCTGGGGGTGCGAGCAGCGTCTGGTGCTCGCTCAGATCGCCACCGACGCCAAGTCCAACGAAATCACCGCCGTGCCCACGTTGTTGGAGATGCTGGCGCTCAAAGGGACCATCGTGACCGTCGACGCGCTCAACTGCCAGCGCGACATCGCCCAGAAAATCATCGATCGGAAGGGCGACTACGCCTTGGCGCTCAAAGGCAATCAGGGCACGCTCCATGCTGACGTGAGCCTGTTTCTCGACGATCCCGAGACCACGACCACCACCAGCCACACCACCGTTGATGGCGATCATGGCCGCATTGAGACCCGTACCAGCGTCGTCTCCACCGACATTACCTGGCTCCAGGCCATTCACCAATGGCCTGGGCTGGCGGCCATCGGCAAGGTGGTCCGTACCCGCGAAACCCCGGCCAAGACGACGACGGAGACCGCCTACTACCTGTTCAGCACGCCGCTCTCCGCCGAACGCTGCGGTGAGGTCGTCCGCGCCCATTGGGGCGTGGAGAACAGCCTGCATTGGCGCCTCGACGTCACCATGAACGAGGATCAAGCCCGTAACCGCAAGGACAACGGCCCCGAAAACCTCGCCGTCCTCCGGCACCTCGCCATCAACCTCGTCTCAAAGGATGCTTCCAAGGGGTCTACCCGCGTCAAGCTGCTGCGAGCCGCCTGGAATTCCGCCTTCCTCCGAAAACTGCTCGCCCAAATCTGATATGCGATTGCCCTGATCGCACGCCTCCTTCTTCGCCGACCGTGCCTACACACAATATCCTGATCCGTATCAAGCCCGCCATCTTTGAGCAATGCGTGCGATATCTCTGCCCATCAGAGATGGCCACCTGTTCAACTCCATGTTTTTTTCTGTCGATAAGGGCTATTCTTATGAACGAATATCAGATCAACCTGCCACAGGGCGATATCCAAAGGTCTATGCAAGTAATCGATGATATCATACACAACAAAATCAAAGGGCCTGAAGAAATCTATAATTTTCCCCATGCGAGGATTTTCGTCAAGCATCGACGCCTCAATAACAAAAATGGAAGACTCTTCAATAAGAGAAGTCGCCCCCTTAAGAACCTCCATCTCAGCCCCATCAACATCAATTTTCACCAGATATGGTCCGATTTTCCCTGAATCTTTGCAAAATTCATTAAGAGAAATACCCTCTACTATACGGCATTCACCACCCGTCACACGGTTCCTTGCCAAGACGTCAGAGTATTTTCGGTCATCCGAGACCCAAAGCTCAACAGGGGCATTTTTTGATGCAACCGCAACCATATGATATTCGGCACTCTTGAGCTGTGAACACAGCCCCTTAAGAGCGTTTTCACATTCCGCCACCGGTTCAAACATCACATGAT from Azospirillum sp. B510 includes:
- a CDS encoding branched-chain amino acid ABC transporter permease, which produces MLRILPLLCLVLLMLTGCGVDADQDMLCRKLIPAFESGPVTDLSTRTYGEDRHVLRVDYRSANQGHWVACRFAGTGMEEGRRILVAAATDRGGWLTDVRFAMLMQWLRIKPPRDAAGGVVEAKRAPPTRWTPVLFLAQQIINAATVACVYGLLALGYTLVYAILGQINLAMGELTMIGAMVTAIAGAGLGMAGWATWPPALLGVLVLVIGFTAVQGWTMDRLVFRRLRGVRGHTPLIVAVGLSIAYQEGVRLLHGARDWWPAPVLTQRFDLASDGAFTVTALTAQLAILALTGGLYAALWGIMRHTAFGRAHRACTDDIAAAELVGVDVNRTVAATFAIGGGLAAAAGAVIALYYGGVNFFTGYLIGFKALAAAVVGGIGSVPGAMLGGALLGLVETFWSAYFALAYKDIVAFGLLTLFLIFRPQGLLGQARGRGD
- a CDS encoding ISAs1-like element ISAzs12 family transposase, which codes for MEGFKACFGALDDPRRGNARQHDLHEMLMIALCTFLCGGRTCIDMAEFADERQEFLGEFLTLKGGPPSHDTFSRLFRLLDPKQFQACFRTFMDRFAETCQGVIAIDGKALRRSFDTASAKSPLHMVSAWGCEQRLVLAQIATDAKSNEITAVPTLLEMLALKGTIVTVDALNCQRDIAQKIIDRKGDYALALKGNQGTLHADVSLFLDDPETTTTTSHTTVDGDHGRIETRTSVVSTDITWLQAIHQWPGLAAIGKVVRTRETPAKTTTETAYYLFSTPLSAERCGEVVRAHWGVENSLHWRLDVTMNEDQARNRKDNGPENLAVLRHLAINLVSKDASKGSTRVKLLRAAWNSAFLRKLLAQI
- a CDS encoding FkbM family methyltransferase, with translation MNSSTLLDIIEKHIEGDAEGVQKEYEDFLSRNPSDLIARTLLYLARGQTSFVRNSKHGALYNLMRLGFQPATVFDVGAQTGTPPLFDVFPQAHHVMFEPVAECENALKGLCSQLKSAEYHMVAVASKNAPVELWVSDDRKYSDVLARNRVTGGECRIVEGISLNEFCKDSGKIGPYLVKIDVDGAEMEVLKGATSLIEESSIFVIEASMLDENPRMGKIIDFFRPFDFVVYDIIDYLHRPLDIALWQVDLIFVHKNSPYRQKKTWS